In one window of Prevotella sp. E13-17 DNA:
- a CDS encoding substrate import-associated zinc metallohydrolase lipoprotein: MKKKTINILMLLAVMATAFQVTSCSDDDFTATIFDTNDYPLDRNLYTFPLDTFVKVNFLEPYNMRFVYKMEYIASDKDKNLTPASYDKSCQLAVLTKYLWHDVYKDVAAEHDIFLKKFSPRIIHVIGSKNLNTSSGTETLGVTEGNTKVTLYRTNLLNPDDIADMNEYFFETMHHEFGHILDNNSLHPTPFNVLSNGRYNAAGWNDTPDSVAAAQGFISSYASMSYTEDWVETFARYVTRDSVSLERMFNTADYEWEVVDLKDKNNDLEVDSADYFSQLTGTFDIDTIGYFKGDESGKGEHKVYRRVCQRDADDHVVLDANGQVQWVANLAGARNIINEKIKYVRDYMKTEYGVDIDELRRKIQSKQFRVDDNGKYLTKVSPVLAYSGGAVYVLRQNEEQLNAITYRDPLTGKTQLEQLLEELNEYKKLQTK; this comes from the coding sequence CAACAGCCTTCCAGGTGACTTCTTGTTCGGATGATGATTTCACAGCCACGATCTTCGACACGAACGACTATCCCCTGGACCGCAACCTTTACACGTTCCCGCTGGATACCTTCGTGAAGGTCAACTTTCTGGAGCCTTACAATATGCGCTTCGTCTATAAGATGGAGTACATTGCTTCGGACAAGGACAAGAACCTGACACCGGCTTCTTACGACAAGAGTTGTCAGTTGGCCGTGCTGACCAAATACCTGTGGCACGATGTCTATAAGGATGTGGCAGCCGAGCACGACATCTTCTTGAAGAAGTTCAGTCCCCGCATTATCCATGTCATCGGTTCCAAGAACCTGAACACCTCGTCGGGTACTGAGACCCTCGGTGTGACTGAGGGCAATACCAAGGTGACGCTCTATCGCACCAACCTGCTGAACCCTGACGATATTGCTGACATGAACGAGTACTTCTTTGAGACCATGCACCATGAGTTTGGTCATATCCTGGACAACAACTCGCTGCATCCCACACCGTTCAACGTGCTGAGCAACGGCCGTTATAATGCTGCCGGATGGAATGACACACCCGACTCTGTGGCTGCTGCTCAGGGCTTCATCAGCAGCTATGCCTCGATGTCGTACACCGAGGACTGGGTGGAGACCTTTGCCCGCTACGTCACCCGCGACTCTGTCAGCCTGGAACGTATGTTCAACACTGCCGACTACGAGTGGGAGGTGGTGGACCTCAAAGATAAGAATAACGACCTCGAGGTGGATAGTGCCGACTATTTCTCACAGCTGACGGGTACGTTCGATATCGACACCATTGGCTATTTCAAGGGCGATGAGTCGGGTAAGGGTGAGCACAAAGTGTATCGTCGTGTGTGTCAGCGCGATGCCGACGACCATGTCGTTCTCGATGCAAACGGCCAAGTGCAGTGGGTAGCCAACTTAGCCGGCGCACGCAATATCATCAACGAGAAGATCAAGTACGTACGCGACTATATGAAGACAGAGTATGGCGTTGACATCGACGAGCTGCGCCGCAAGATACAGTCCAAGCAGTTCCGTGTGGATGACAATGGTAAATACCTGACCAAGGTGTCGCCCGTTTTGGCCTACAGTGGTGGTGCCGTCTATGTGTTGCGCCAGAATGAAGAACAGCTGAATGCCATCACCTATCGCGATCCGTTAACAGGTAAGACTCAGCTTGAACAGCTTCTTGAGGAGCTCAACGAGTATAAGAAATTGCAGACAAAATAA
- a CDS encoding DUF4302 domain-containing protein has protein sequence MNKKLYPVILLFASVFVLASCVSEEDDIFDQSAAERLNAVSKVYIDRLCDSPGGWVMEYYPYTDNEDMNTGVGYLIMNRFHKNQSVYTLMKNKATRNTVMNDSSAWEVITDMGPVLTYNSYNKCLGRFTDPYDDYILTPGTYDDESGKGLQGDYEFVMVDVPEGGNHIMLKGKKRGVYQRLTRVPVGTDFEQYIDDMNKFRNAYFQSGARWEYTIKDHGNAYRMDRVNGGRPRVYPEGKDSTAYGWYNPYLITYYNNQYHFRFKDTVMVDGNQMEQEYAYDADADKFIGVSNAENTLEGPVPVTYFLENLTAKIARRWEMSKAEADLSDEVKSLREAVVSDFKAIGCTFNSFSFMIKGGKTVLRVQFRQKTSSYSWNYVFDMTQEGDNVVLKYVEGEDETSSKNIEMVPSLKTFVDMLSQTFTVSANTTRFNPSKLVLTSSDSKYRLLFTLYN, from the coding sequence ATGAACAAGAAATTATATCCAGTAATACTACTGTTTGCTTCCGTGTTTGTGCTGGCATCATGTGTCAGCGAAGAAGACGACATCTTCGATCAGTCTGCTGCAGAGCGCCTGAATGCGGTCAGTAAGGTCTATATAGATCGCCTGTGCGACAGCCCCGGTGGATGGGTCATGGAGTATTATCCCTATACCGACAACGAAGATATGAACACGGGTGTGGGCTATCTCATCATGAACCGATTCCACAAGAATCAGTCTGTTTACACGCTGATGAAGAACAAGGCCACACGCAACACCGTGATGAACGACTCGTCTGCTTGGGAGGTTATCACCGACATGGGTCCCGTGCTGACATACAACAGCTATAATAAGTGCCTTGGTCGCTTCACCGATCCCTACGACGACTATATCCTCACTCCTGGAACCTACGACGATGAGTCGGGTAAAGGACTGCAGGGCGACTATGAGTTTGTGATGGTCGATGTGCCCGAAGGTGGCAATCATATCATGTTGAAGGGTAAAAAGCGCGGTGTCTATCAGCGTCTGACACGTGTGCCTGTCGGGACCGACTTTGAACAGTACATCGACGACATGAACAAGTTCAGAAATGCCTACTTCCAGTCGGGTGCCCGTTGGGAATACACCATCAAGGACCATGGCAACGCCTATCGCATGGATCGCGTGAATGGTGGTCGTCCTCGTGTCTATCCCGAAGGAAAAGACTCTACAGCCTATGGCTGGTATAATCCCTATCTGATCACCTATTATAACAATCAATACCACTTCCGTTTCAAGGACACGGTGATGGTGGATGGTAACCAGATGGAACAAGAGTATGCCTACGATGCAGATGCCGATAAGTTCATTGGCGTGTCGAATGCCGAGAACACACTCGAAGGTCCTGTTCCCGTAACTTACTTCTTGGAGAACCTGACAGCTAAGATAGCACGTCGCTGGGAAATGTCTAAGGCCGAAGCCGATCTGTCAGACGAAGTCAAATCGCTTCGTGAGGCAGTGGTAAGTGACTTCAAGGCCATTGGCTGTACCTTCAATTCGTTCAGTTTCATGATAAAAGGGGGAAAGACAGTTTTACGTGTGCAGTTCCGTCAGAAGACATCAAGCTATTCTTGGAACTATGTCTTTGATATGACGCAGGAAGGTGACAATGTCGTGTTGAAGTATGTCGAAGGAGAAGACGAGACGTCCTCGAAGAACATAGAGATGGTACCTTCGCTGAAGACGTTCGTAGATATGTTGTCTCAGACCTTTACTGTCTCTGCCAACACCACTCGTTTCAATCCCAGTAAACTTGTTTTGACCTCGTCAGATTCTAAATATAGACTATTATTTACATTGTATAACTAA